Genomic DNA from Cloeon dipterum chromosome 3, ieCloDipt1.1, whole genome shotgun sequence:
tacataAATGTTTGTGACCCATTTTGCggacaaaacaatttttagacTCATAATCTCAGCCAACATTGAACTTAAAAAGCGGTCTCAAGCTTGGcagcattattattaatgcaaaaataattgattgcaaaaaaattgcaatacatGATTGATCGGAGGAAGCAATAAACCTCCGTGCGCAGGAAACACAACACACTATAAAAGTTGTGCCCAGTAtcatctctctctcgcatTCATTTCCAAGAAGCTACAATGAAAGCAATAGGTGCACTTTTTGTCTGCATACAGGTCACTTTTCACcatagttgaattttttaagctgagatttttgaaatgcagCTCTTGGTTTTGGTGAGCGGCCAAGACACGACCGAAGACACGACCGTTGAAACCACAGTTGAAACAACAACGGAGACGACAACCACGTCgaccacaacaacaacaacaaccacgcCGACCACTACTAAATCAGCTAAGACAACCAAACCACCTAACTGCGCTAAAGGAGATTTTGGCGTAAGAAAAAGTGTTTAATGTCAATCTGTTGATGGCGTAAAAATGTCTCAAGATCGACTGAAATTAAGTTTAATCAGTCAGAAGCTATGAGAATGGTCGTTATTCggttcgaaaatttaaaaaaaaaatgccaaatctAGGAtactaaaaagaaattaaaattgtaacaaatacatattttcattACCAGAGAAAAGTgccaaaaaatctaatttgtcAAATGATATGCCAGACAACATATTTATTGGCAAATGTTAGGATACAAACCAGGAAGAAGataaaatttcaggaaaaacaATATAcattagtaaaaaatagtcAGGAAAGCactataacaatttttaattgtgtgaTTGTAAATCTATTTCAAAATAGtctttgcattttaatttgagctgCTTGGTGCTAAGTCTCATAATTTCCTATAGTAAAGACGAATGCAGCcctgatattaaaaatgactcTTTTTGTTAAACCGACGTAGAAAGGGAAATACAAAGAGCACTGCAATATgtgaattttctaaaaatacatattcatATTACATGTCCCGCATGTCCCGTAGGATAAAGTGTGtatacaattaaaatgaattctttTTGCAGAATGCTGTGAAAAAGTGCTGCGCAACGTCCTTGAAGGACATCGCCGTTGTCACGAATAAGAAGGACAAATTTTGTCCTCAATCCCCTGGCGCACTGAAAGTGTTCAATATGTTTACCTTCAACAAGCAGCAAAGCCTCAAGTCCGGCCTGAACAACAGCGTCAACTTCACGGATTCAAAGATAATCAAGGGCTTGGCCAACGAAGCCgtaaatgaaaaaacaaactgGTTCGCCACTAACGtgactgaaattttatttttacttgaagaGATTCGCCAACTGCTACCTGACCGCCAACGGAGCAGTTTGTGTCCTCGGTTTTTATTCCTACGCTTTTTGAAATCGGATTTATATTGCAGTTTAACAACGTGACCAACACGTTCAACCTGACCGCTCTGCAGAAACTGCTGACTGCTAATCAGGACCCCACCAGCCCCTGGGTGAAAATCCTTGAAAGCGCTGCTTCAACGTGCGTCACCAAAgtcaattgtaaatttaactGCTGTTCGTATTGTTTTGATTTCCAGGAATTGCGTTGGAATTGGCCTaacaaattacaatttttctttgatttaatttcaattaaaatctaaaattgtaatatattCATCATGCACAATTAACAACTTTTAAGTTCTCAAAGCACAATGACGGAATTTATGCATGTattcacattttaatattttttgaattgaaggattttaaagaattttactaattgagctttaaacttaatttcagCTATGAACCCTGCACAGTTTGTCCGCAAAGTTAAGGCCAAGGACGAACAGGTTGGAGGAAAACCGTTCTTTGTCGCCCAGTGCATCGCATT
This window encodes:
- the LOC135940232 gene encoding uncharacterized protein LOC135940232, whose amino-acid sequence is MKAIGALFVCIQLLVLVSGQDTTEDTTVETTVETTTETTTTSTTTTTTTTPTTTKSAKTTKPPNCAKGDFGNAVKKCCATSLKDIAVVTNKKDKFCPQSPGALKVFNMFTFNKQQSLKSGLNNSVNFTDSKIIKGLANEARFANCYLTANGAFNNVTNTFNLTALQKLLTANQDPTSPWVKILESAASTCVTKVNSMNPAQFVRKVKAKDEQVGGKPFFVAQCIAFAAINSCPSKSVEKNACKNLYTLYDQCKGYLFQ